The DNA segment TTATTTTTTACTGGAATGATATCTAATGCAGGCCTTATAGAGTAGTAAGTCATTGGTAAGGTGGCAAGATTCATAAAGATACTAAAAAAATAGGATATACCCGATGTAATCATATAGAGTTGTCCAGAGGTTTTCACTTTCTTTTGAATAATCGTTTGAATACCTCCGCTGTAACCTCCTAATTTAATTGGTATTCCTAAAATTGGAATCAATGTAAACATAGTTAGCAAGTCCAGCATTGGACCGAAGGATAGGATATAGTGCTGCCAAGAGGCTCCGCTCGACCACAATAATACAGAACCGAGGATCAAAAATGTGCTTCCCAATAGTTGGACAAATCGTTTCGCTTGAAATAATGTCCATAGGACTATGACAAGACTTAAACAGGATATTATGGGGCCAATATGGAACATAGGCAAAAGAACATCGAATAAATACAATAAAATAACCGAAAACAGCATAAATCTAAGCATATTTACACCCTTACCTTTAAAGTTGTATACCAAACGTATTTTTTTTGTGGATATTGTCACGTTTTAGCCATATTTTTAAATTATTTTTGGTATTTGGTATACAAAATGTTGTTTTATTTTTAATCACATAATACAATTACAGTATCAAATAACTATTTATACAGGGGGATATAACATGTTTAACTTTCTATTTGGATCTAAAAAAGCGGCGGAGAAAGCTGAAAAGAAATTAGCATCACTTAAAAAAACATTAAAGTTCTAAAAAAATCTATTACAAACCGTCACTTTATGTGGCGGTTTTTTCATTTATTAAGCACAATATATAAAAAAACGGAGAGACACCGCTTTTCTCTCCGGATTTTGTATATAAAGAAGATCTCTTATGGCTAATTATTTCTTAAACGGCTACCTCATCTGATTTTACTAGCTTAGAATTTACAGAGTCATCACTGTTACCAGATGCTTTAACGATCTCGCTTAATTCCTCTCGAGCGGCTTCAATTGTATCAAATCGTTCAAAAAACTTAACAGCTATATGATTTACGTATTCTTTTCCTTCATAGATTTCAAATAGTTGAATTTTCATATTTTCATCAAGTACTTTTGCAATTGTGTATTTCGCCTTTAACTTATCAAAGAAGTAGAAGTGATAGGTTTCAACAGGCTCTAAACCATCATTCTCGAGAATTGTTTGAAACGTATCCTTATTCGTTAATACAATATATTTTCCCAAATAAAACACCCCTTTAAGTAAGTATTAAACCATTTGTAACTAAGTATAATGAATAAAAAAATTATTAAAGTGCTCTATCACCCCTGAGTGGAATATTGTATACCAAAGTACTTGTTACCATTTTATCTCAAGTAGATTAAATGTTCAAGGTATATTCAAAATATTTAAATAATTATTGAAATTACAAAATCCAGTTTGCTTCTCCCACGAAAAGATTGTATACTTCAGTAAAGGTTCAAAATTTTTAGAATAAATAGAAAGGGGAAGTTTTATGCCAAAAGTTATTCTTCATGTAGATGGGACAACAATTGAACAAGAAGTAAAAGATAATGCCAATTTAGTAGTGCTAGCTGGGACACGCCAATTGCCTAAATTAAAGTATGGTTGTGGTATGGGACGATGTACTAAATGTTCGTGTATTGTTATAAACGGCGCAGACTCATTAGCACCACCAAATTGGAAAGAAGAAAAAATGCTAGGTGAAAAAGTAAATGAGGGATACCGTCTTACATGTCAATTAACAATTCAACAAGATATTGAAATCTCTCAAGAAAATATTACAATCCAGGCTCCAAAGAAAAAATCAGCATATCAAGCATAATGCGCTTTTTTTTAAATGGAATATGGTATACAAAATACAATAAGTACCGGTAGGTGAATGAGTGTTGAATAGTTATGATCTTACAGCCATGACATGGAAAGAAGTAGAAGAAGCTTTACAGACTGTGAAGTTTGCTATTATTCCAATTGGGGCACATGAACAGCATGGACCACATATGGTAGAAAGCTGTGATGCAGTCTTAGCAGAAAGAATGGCGAAGAAACTAGGTGAAAGAATGTTTCCCTATGCGCTAGTTACTCCTACAATTAATATGGGTGTTTCACCACATCATTTGAATTTTCCAGGGACCATATCGTTGCAGCCAACGACGTTAATAGCCATTTTAAAGGATGTCATTTCATCCTTAAAGCATCATGGTGTGAAAAAGTTTTTATTATTAAATTCTCACGGTGGAAACCAATCGACGCTTAATGTTGCTTCAATGATAATAACGAAAGAATTGAATGTTGAAGTTTATTATGCCAAAACGACAGCTTCTGCAAAAGAGGCAATTAAAGAGCATGTGAAATCCACATTGTTTGGCCATAGCTGCGAACGAGAAGTTTCAGAAGCACTCTATTTAGCACCAGAGCTCGTCCGTCCTGAACAATTAGAGAAAGGTGATATTCAGGTAGAAGGAAGATGGAAACAGCTTAGACCTGGTAAAGCAATTCAAGGGTTTTATTACTACGAAGAAATGACCAAAAATGGTTGTATTGGTGATGGAACCAAAGCAAGCTGGGAGATAGGGCGGCAGATTGTCGAAGAGTCATTAGATCAACTTACTCTAGAACTTTATAAATTAATCAATATTAAAGTAGATGTGCAAAATTAAAACATGAAAATAAATAATCTTTAAAAAATTCTAAAAATTATATTTACAAATAAACAACTTCTTGATAGTATTAATTCAAGGTATACCAAATGGATAGTTTCATAGAGTAAAAGGCTGTTGGACAGTGAATAAAATAACAATCTTTTTATTTTTTAACTAATTTGGTATACAAAATATCAAATACCAAGAAAAACATTGGTACCTACATAAAAAAAGAGGAGGAGTTTCAGTTGACAGAATTATTATCAAAAGATGAATTTCGCAAGGAATTAGAAGAAGCTATAAAAGGAAATCATAGCCAGAAGGCTCCATTCACAGTAGCTTGGGCCGAGGGAAGACTTGAAAGAAAACATTTTGCTAGTTGGGCTGAAAATCATTACCACTATGTAGGACCGTTTGCAGATTACTTAGCTTATATTTATCACAATACTCCAAGCGATCCAAAATTCGAATCGGCAAAAGACTTTACATTACAAAACATGTATGAAGAAGAAATTGCTGCAGATCGCCATACTGATTTACTCATTCGTTTTGCTGAAGCATGTGGTACAACAAGAGAACGCATTATCGATCCGGCCAATATGGCGCCGACTACATTAGGGTTACAAAGCTGGTGCTACGCGGTTGCGGCGAGGGAAAATTTCGTTGTAGCAACAGCAGCATTAGTTGTAGGGTTAGAATCTCAAGTGCCTGATATCTATAGAAAGCAGACTCCAGCATTACGCGAACAATATGGATTTACGGATGAAGAAATTGAATTCTTCGACTTACACATCGTATCTGATGAGATCCATGGTGAGCGTGGATACAAAATTGTTCTAGACCATGCGGATACTCCTGAATTGCAGCAACGATGCCTAGAAGTTGTACGGACTGGAGCAAAAATGCGCCGTATGTACATGGATGGGCTATGGAGAGAGTATTTAGAACAAGATTTAGGCGCGTTAGTTGAAGCGAAATAATAATCATATATAACGGATTTAAATGAATCATTGTGAATCCGTCCCTTTGACAGGCCGTCATTATAATCTTGTAGTTTAGAGGTTTAATTGACGGCCATTTTTATAAAATAATCCCTGTTTTATAGGATTAAATCAATCATGAAAAAGGTGATCGTAGTGCTTACAACAAAAGTAGCAACCTTCAATAATTATATTAATGGAGAATGGCAAGAATCAGTAAGCAAGAAAACGTTTAATAGTGTGAACCCAGCCAATAACGAAGATATTGTCGGCAGTTTCCAAGCATCAAACGAACAGGATGTCCAATTAGCAATTGAATCTGCCCAAACGGCCTTTCCTAGCTGGTCTCAAACTGCACCATCAAAACGGGCGTCCATCTTAAATCAAGCGGCAAGTTTTTTAGAACAAAATGTTCAATCCCTTGCTGAAGAGTTAACTAGAGAAGAAGGTAAGCACGTTGATGATGCCAAGAATGAAGTGTTACGTTCTGCGCAAACTCTTCGGTATTATGCAGTAGAAGGTCAAAGCTTTACAGGGGAGACCTTTCCAAATGATGACTCAAATATGAAAGTTTCAACCGAAAGAGAACCACTTGGAGTAGTGAGTGTAATTACTCCTTGGAACTTTCCACTTTCTATTCCTGCTAGAAAAATTGCTCCTGCATTAATCACAGGAAATACGGTTGTTTTTAAACCTTCTTCTGATACTCCACTGATCGCCTTACGTTTAGTCGAAGCATTGGATAAGGCTGGAATTCCTAAAGGTGTTATTAACTTTGTAACAGGAAAAGCATCTAACGTAGGTGATTTGTTGGTGACGCATCCTTCTGTTCGGGCAGTGACTTTTACAGGATCAACAGCAGCAGGGGAAGATATTCATAAAAAGGCAGGATTTACGACCCGTACACAAATGGAGCTTGGAGGGAAAAATCCGTTAATTGTTATGGATGATGCCGACCTCAATCTAGCAGCTACGTTGGTTGTTAACGGAGGGTTTTCCTTAACGGGGCAAGCATGTACAGGAACCAGCAGGGTCATTGTTTTAAGAGATGTTAAAGACGAATTCGTTCAAAAACTTGTGGAAAAGACTAGTGCCCTTAAAATAGGACATGGTTTTGAGCCTGGTGTTAAAATTGGGCCGCTTGCGAATGAAAAGCAATTGAAAAATGTCTTGAAATATGTGGAATATGGAAAACAAGATGGTGCGACATTGGAATACGGTGGGGACCATTTAACTTCTGGTGAATACCAAAAGGGATTTTATGTTAAGCCAGCAATTTTTACAAATGTTAACCCCAATTCCCGAATTGCGATGGAAGAGATCTTTGGTCCGGTTGTGGCTGTGATAGAAGTAGATACATATGAAGAAGCTATCGCTATTGCAAATGATGTCGAGTACGGCTTGTCTGCCTCAATCGTGACGAATAATCTAAAGATTGCCAACCAATTTACTAAGGACATACAAGCAGGGACAGTAAAAGTGAATCGCACTACAACCGGTAATTTAATGAATGCACCTTTTGGAGGTCTAAAAAAATCAAGCACGTCCACCTTCCGGGAGTCAGGAAGAGTTGGTTTAGAATTTTTCACTCAATTAAAAACTGTGTATATGGGTTATTAAAAAATTCTTATAGTAAGGAGATTTTACATGAAATCAGTTCTAAAATTAGAATTAGAAGAAGCTAAATTAATGATAGAGGCTGCGAAAAAGAGGTCAGAAGAAATCAATGTCCTTGAAACAATTGCTATTTGTGATGACGGGGGAAACCTACTTGCTCTTGAACGAATGAATGGAGCACGTATTACAGGACCAGAGATTGCGATTGCTAAAGCCTACACTGCTGCAGGACATAAACGCTCCACCCATTTATTTAACAAAGAACCTAATGGTCCTGCCCTTCCAGGAAATGAAGCATTTGGAATCCAAATGATGCTCCCTGGAAAATTCGCTATTTTTGTAGGTGGTTTTCCTATTGTTGTAAATGGAGAAGTAGTAGGTGGAATTGGTGTAAGTGGTGGAAACGGTGAGCAAGATACGGCCGTAGGAACAGCCGCACTACAAGCCTTACAAAGCTATTTGGCTAGTGCGGGGCTAGAAGTAATCACCTCGGCGGATATAAAAAAGTAATAGAATTAGGACCTCATTCAGGAGATAGGTATAGGCTGAATGGGGTCTTCAAACTACTACTCTCAAATTAATAATGAAAAGGTATAAAAAGGGGGAGAGTCAACTGAAAGCCTATCTGGAGTTAGCACTTGGATTTGCCCGCACTGGTGTAACCGGTTATGGGGGCGGCCCCTCGACTATACCGTTGATAGAGTTTGAGGCCGTCAAAAAATATAAATGGATGACAGAAGAAGAGTTTGTTGAGATTTTAGCCTTAGCTAATACCATGCCAGGCCCGATTGCTACTAAAATGGCAGCGTATATCGGATATAAAGTTAAAGGGTCTATTGGGGCAATAGTCGCCATCCTAACTCACATTCTTCCTTCTATTATTGGCATGATCGCTTTATTAGGTGTTCTTTATTCTTACAAGGATTCGCCCATTGTCAGCGGAATGGTCCAAGGAGTTACCCCTGTTATTGGCTTTATGTTAATCGAAATGGCGTATCGATTTTTCCAAAATGGTCGTAAAGGGTTAGGGTTACAAAAAATGGTTACTCTTTCAGTGGTATCTCTGGTCTTTGTTCAGTTCCTTGGTTTACATCCGGGAATCTTAATAGGTATTTTTCTAATCGTTGCCTACTTGATTGCAGATCGTAAAGAAAAAGCTGCTACAGGCACCACTGAGGTACTTATTCAGAGAAAGGAAAAAAGCTCATGATTTATTGGCACATCTTTTGGTCTTTTTTCATTGCTAATTTACTGGGTTACGGAGGGGGACCTGCGACCATTCCACTAATTCAAAATGAAGTGGTCAATCATTACCATTGGATGACCCTATCTGAGTTTGGAGATGTACTAGCAATAGCGAATGCCTTACCTGGTCCAATTGCAACTAAGATGGGGGGGTATATTGGTTTTCAGTTAGGAGGCTTTTTGGGGGCCATTATTGCACTAATTGCTACCATACTTCCTTCTGCTCTTGCTGTCATTTTATTATTTAAATTTGTAAATCTATTTAAAGGCTCTCCAAAGGTAACCTTAATGACAAGAGCAGTACAACCTATTATTGCCATCTTACTTGCCATAATGGCTTATCAGTTCTTTTTAACAGCATTTGAAAATAGTGGGATATTCCATTTAATCCTTTTGGCTGGGGTCAGTTATTTTGCTTTAATGAGATTCAAAATTCATCCCTCCTTATTAATTCTATGTGCATTAATATATGGCGGAGTATTTCTCTCGTAAGCTTTTGTAAAAACTATAAAAATAAGCAGGTGGAATAGATGGACATAAGATGGGAGGAAAATAATCTTTTATCGATTCGTGAACATGCCTATTTGTTTCTAAAGGAAATGATTTTGGAAGGCGAATTGAAGGCAGGTGACCGTTTAATTGAAAGAGAACTTGCAGGGAAATTAAACATAAGTAGAACGCCTATAAGGGAAGCATTATTCCGGCTTGAGTCTCAAGGCTTTGTTAAAACGGTTCCCAGGAAAGGGGTCGTCGTTTCGAATATTTCTGAAAGTGAAGTAATTGAGGTTTTTACAATCCTTGCTTCGTTAGAGGTTTTGGCCGTAAAGTTGGCAGCACAACGAATGGATCAAGAAACTCAGTTAGAACTAGAACAAAAGATTCAAGAACTGTTAGCATTAGAAAAGCAATCGGAAGAGGATTTTAATCTTGAACATATTCAGATGAACCGGTTGATAAATAAAGCATCTAAAAGTCCAAAATTATTCGAAATTTTATCTGGCCTTATCGATTATATACACATGGCAGCTAATATGGGCTACGAGACTCCAGGTAGAAGGAAAGAATCATTAAGAGAGCATATTGATATCATGAAAGCTTTAAGGGATAAAGAAACGGAATTAGCAGAGTATTTAATGAGAATCCATATTGAAAACTCTAAAAAAGCATATATCAACTATATAAAAAATATTAAAGAGAAAATGAATAGAAAAGATAAAGTGAAAAGCACTTAAAATAATTTAGATTAATATAAGGGAGGAAATAATCAATATGCCAAACATTCATTTCAAAAACAGTAATAAGCGATTAGAGGTTCCAGACAATTCAAATATTTTGAGAATGTCACTCCGTTATGATGGGGAGTTGCCTAATCGTTGCGGTGGAGGTATTTGTGGTACCTGCGTTTTTAAAGTTGAAGAAGGTTCTGAATATCTTGATAAGGTAAAGGTACAGGAACGAAGAAAATTAGGTGAAGAGTGGTTAGGAAATGGATATCGTCTCGGGTGTCAAACCTTTGTGACAAATGGGGATATTACGATTTCTTGGGATGAGGAAATTACCAAACAAGTAATTAAGAAAAAGCCGGAAAAGATTCAAAAAGAAGTATCATCCGTAAAATAAATCCAAGTAAAGAATATTAATCTATAAAACTTTCTATTTGGGGTGAGATCATGTGGGCATGTGACAGGCATATGAAAGAAATATTACCTTTCTTAGAAACTCCACATATTAGTAAAGCTTCCTATCAAATTAAATGTTCACTCTGTGATTGTCGTGCACTTGTAAAAATTTATTATACTCATCAGCCACTACAAATAAAA comes from the Neobacillus sp. PS2-9 genome and includes:
- a CDS encoding 2Fe-2S iron-sulfur cluster-binding protein → MPKVILHVDGTTIEQEVKDNANLVVLAGTRQLPKLKYGCGMGRCTKCSCIVINGADSLAPPNWKEEKMLGEKVNEGYRLTCQLTIQQDIEISQENITIQAPKKKSAYQA
- a CDS encoding 2Fe-2S iron-sulfur cluster binding domain-containing protein: MPNIHFKNSNKRLEVPDNSNILRMSLRYDGELPNRCGGGICGTCVFKVEEGSEYLDKVKVQERRKLGEEWLGNGYRLGCQTFVTNGDITISWDEEITKQVIKKKPEKIQKEVSSVK
- a CDS encoding chromate transporter, whose translation is MKRYKKGESQLKAYLELALGFARTGVTGYGGGPSTIPLIEFEAVKKYKWMTEEEFVEILALANTMPGPIATKMAAYIGYKVKGSIGAIVAILTHILPSIIGMIALLGVLYSYKDSPIVSGMVQGVTPVIGFMLIEMAYRFFQNGRKGLGLQKMVTLSVVSLVFVQFLGLHPGILIGIFLIVAYLIADRKEKAATGTTEVLIQRKEKSS
- a CDS encoding GntR family transcriptional regulator, producing the protein MDIRWEENNLLSIREHAYLFLKEMILEGELKAGDRLIERELAGKLNISRTPIREALFRLESQGFVKTVPRKGVVVSNISESEVIEVFTILASLEVLAVKLAAQRMDQETQLELEQKIQELLALEKQSEEDFNLEHIQMNRLINKASKSPKLFEILSGLIDYIHMAANMGYETPGRRKESLREHIDIMKALRDKETELAEYLMRIHIENSKKAYINYIKNIKEKMNRKDKVKST
- a CDS encoding creatininase family protein, with product MNSYDLTAMTWKEVEEALQTVKFAIIPIGAHEQHGPHMVESCDAVLAERMAKKLGERMFPYALVTPTINMGVSPHHLNFPGTISLQPTTLIAILKDVISSLKHHGVKKFLLLNSHGGNQSTLNVASMIITKELNVEVYYAKTTASAKEAIKEHVKSTLFGHSCEREVSEALYLAPELVRPEQLEKGDIQVEGRWKQLRPGKAIQGFYYYEEMTKNGCIGDGTKASWEIGRQIVEESLDQLTLELYKLINIKVDVQN
- a CDS encoding chromate transporter, producing the protein MIYWHIFWSFFIANLLGYGGGPATIPLIQNEVVNHYHWMTLSEFGDVLAIANALPGPIATKMGGYIGFQLGGFLGAIIALIATILPSALAVILLFKFVNLFKGSPKVTLMTRAVQPIIAILLAIMAYQFFLTAFENSGIFHLILLAGVSYFALMRFKIHPSLLILCALIYGGVFLS
- a CDS encoding aldehyde dehydrogenase family protein; the encoded protein is MKKVIVVLTTKVATFNNYINGEWQESVSKKTFNSVNPANNEDIVGSFQASNEQDVQLAIESAQTAFPSWSQTAPSKRASILNQAASFLEQNVQSLAEELTREEGKHVDDAKNEVLRSAQTLRYYAVEGQSFTGETFPNDDSNMKVSTEREPLGVVSVITPWNFPLSIPARKIAPALITGNTVVFKPSSDTPLIALRLVEALDKAGIPKGVINFVTGKASNVGDLLVTHPSVRAVTFTGSTAAGEDIHKKAGFTTRTQMELGGKNPLIVMDDADLNLAATLVVNGGFSLTGQACTGTSRVIVLRDVKDEFVQKLVEKTSALKIGHGFEPGVKIGPLANEKQLKNVLKYVEYGKQDGATLEYGGDHLTSGEYQKGFYVKPAIFTNVNPNSRIAMEEIFGPVVAVIEVDTYEEAIAIANDVEYGLSASIVTNNLKIANQFTKDIQAGTVKVNRTTTGNLMNAPFGGLKKSSTSTFRESGRVGLEFFTQLKTVYMGY
- a CDS encoding iron-containing redox enzyme family protein gives rise to the protein MTELLSKDEFRKELEEAIKGNHSQKAPFTVAWAEGRLERKHFASWAENHYHYVGPFADYLAYIYHNTPSDPKFESAKDFTLQNMYEEEIAADRHTDLLIRFAEACGTTRERIIDPANMAPTTLGLQSWCYAVAARENFVVATAALVVGLESQVPDIYRKQTPALREQYGFTDEEIEFFDLHIVSDEIHGERGYKIVLDHADTPELQQRCLEVVRTGAKMRRMYMDGLWREYLEQDLGALVEAK
- a CDS encoding heme-binding protein codes for the protein MKSVLKLELEEAKLMIEAAKKRSEEINVLETIAICDDGGNLLALERMNGARITGPEIAIAKAYTAAGHKRSTHLFNKEPNGPALPGNEAFGIQMMLPGKFAIFVGGFPIVVNGEVVGGIGVSGGNGEQDTAVGTAALQALQSYLASAGLEVITSADIKK